The following proteins are co-located in the Candidatus Eisenbacteria bacterium genome:
- a CDS encoding T9SS type A sorting domain-containing protein: protein MRRLAVLLAVAVALAAPAWADWDPGQPHKWVQYPDLSTMGIDVNASFPYILADDFLCTQTGPITDIHIWGSWYHDIIDPNVRFVLSIHADIPAGPGGYSQPGQVLWWREFLPGQYTVRTYMGELDEGWMNPPDYYEFPGDHACFQYNFFIHPAEAFIQQGSSTQPVVYWLDVQAYPSTPGTLFGWKTSMDHWNDDAVWGHGEEPFFGPWYELRYPPQHPMHPQSIDLAFVITTSVETGVDWGDAPDPTYPTLALSNGANHVIVPGVFMGNIVDGEPNGQPDANALGDDNNGFDDEDGVTFTSPLVPGMIATVDVVTSVPGYIDAWIDFGQDGSWLPAIDQIASGLWTPGGLFTISYNVPPNAAPGLTFARFRFNTTGPLPFTGPAPDGEVEDYKVRIEEMQSYKWIQRPDLRVTGIDVRATEPFLLADDYLCNMPGWVNEIHLWGSWLNDYLPFGFDPMAVQFTLSFHKDIPAWESPTGYSMPGDLLWMWTFAPGNFLADIWQPGIEEGWMEPPDNYWFPADWTCWHYTFRVPIAEAFHQLGRPDSAIVYWLDVQARPMDTQAFWGWKTSLDHWNDDAVWGWGMEPYPGPWQELRYPPQHPFGGQSIDLAFALRSEIDTDAPSAPAPPRFGLWQNVPNPFNPFTVIEYEVPAGGARATIEVYDVSGRLLATLVDGFKQEGRHTVQWDGRDHEGRALPSGVYLYRLKTPTEETTRKMLLIK, encoded by the coding sequence ATGAGAAGGCTTGCTGTGCTTCTTGCGGTCGCGGTCGCGCTGGCCGCGCCGGCTTGGGCCGACTGGGATCCGGGACAGCCGCACAAGTGGGTCCAGTATCCCGACCTCAGCACGATGGGGATCGACGTGAACGCCTCGTTCCCGTACATCCTCGCCGACGACTTCCTCTGCACCCAGACCGGTCCGATCACCGACATCCATATCTGGGGTTCCTGGTATCACGACATCATCGATCCGAACGTCAGGTTCGTCCTCAGCATCCACGCGGACATCCCGGCCGGGCCGGGGGGGTACAGCCAACCAGGGCAGGTCCTGTGGTGGAGAGAGTTCCTGCCGGGCCAGTACACCGTGCGGACGTACATGGGCGAGCTCGACGAGGGCTGGATGAATCCCCCCGACTACTATGAGTTCCCAGGAGACCACGCCTGCTTCCAGTACAACTTCTTCATCCATCCGGCGGAGGCGTTCATTCAACAGGGAAGCTCGACGCAGCCGGTCGTCTACTGGCTCGACGTGCAGGCGTACCCGAGCACGCCCGGGACTCTGTTCGGCTGGAAGACGTCGATGGATCATTGGAACGACGACGCGGTTTGGGGGCACGGAGAGGAACCGTTTTTCGGTCCGTGGTACGAGCTTCGCTACCCGCCGCAGCACCCGATGCACCCGCAATCGATCGATCTCGCGTTCGTGATCACGACCTCCGTCGAGACTGGCGTCGATTGGGGCGACGCTCCCGACCCGACGTATCCGACGCTCGCCCTGAGCAACGGCGCGAACCATGTGATCGTCCCCGGTGTCTTCATGGGCAACATCGTGGACGGCGAGCCGAATGGCCAGCCGGACGCGAACGCTCTCGGCGACGACAACAACGGGTTCGACGACGAGGACGGCGTGACGTTCACCTCGCCGCTCGTTCCCGGCATGATCGCGACCGTCGATGTCGTGACCTCCGTCCCCGGCTACATCGACGCGTGGATCGACTTCGGACAGGACGGAAGCTGGCTCCCGGCGATCGACCAGATCGCCTCGGGTCTCTGGACGCCGGGCGGTCTCTTCACGATCTCTTACAACGTCCCGCCGAACGCCGCGCCGGGGCTCACGTTCGCCCGTTTCCGCTTCAACACGACAGGACCGCTTCCGTTCACGGGCCCCGCTCCGGACGGAGAGGTCGAGGACTACAAGGTCCGCATCGAGGAGATGCAGAGCTACAAGTGGATCCAGCGGCCCGATCTGCGCGTCACGGGGATCGACGTGCGGGCGACGGAGCCGTTCCTCCTGGCCGACGATTACCTCTGCAACATGCCCGGCTGGGTGAACGAGATCCATCTCTGGGGTTCGTGGCTGAACGACTATCTCCCGTTCGGCTTCGACCCGATGGCCGTGCAGTTCACGCTCAGCTTCCACAAGGACATCCCCGCTTGGGAGAGCCCGACCGGCTACAGCATGCCCGGCGATCTGCTTTGGATGTGGACTTTCGCGCCCGGCAACTTCCTCGCCGACATCTGGCAGCCGGGCATCGAGGAAGGATGGATGGAACCTCCGGACAACTATTGGTTCCCGGCCGACTGGACGTGCTGGCACTACACGTTCCGCGTGCCGATCGCGGAGGCCTTCCATCAGTTGGGGAGACCGGACAGTGCGATCGTCTACTGGCTCGACGTCCAGGCCCGACCGATGGACACGCAGGCGTTCTGGGGATGGAAGACGTCGCTCGATCACTGGAACGACGATGCGGTGTGGGGATGGGGGATGGAGCCGTATCCAGGACCTTGGCAAGAACTCCGTTACCCGCCGCAGCATCCGTTCGGCGGTCAGTCGATCGACCTCGCGTTCGCGCTCCGGAGCGAGATCGATACGGACGCCCCGAGCGCGCCCGCACCTCCGCGTTTCGGGCTCTGGCAGAACGTCCCGAACCCGTTCAACCCGTTCACGGTGATCGAGTATGAGGTCCCGGCGGGCGGCGCTCGGGCGACGATCGAAGTGTACGACGTGAGCGGACGGCTTCTCGCGACGCTCGTCGACGGCTTCAAGCAGGAGGGACGCCACACCGTTCAATGGGACGGCCGCGACCACGAGGGGCGCGCGCTTCCTTCGGGTGTGTACCTTTACCGCTTGAAGACTCCGACCGAGGAGACGACGCGCAAGATGCTGCTCATCAAGTAG
- the cydB gene encoding cytochrome d ubiquinol oxidase subunit II, producing MDLNIFWFAVLGILLAGYAILDGFDLGVGILHLLARGDRERRVFLNSIGPLWDGNEVWLVTFGGALFAAFPHAYATVFSGFYLAFMFLLFALIFRAVSLEFRSKMESPRWRSVWDTAFFASSAVAMLLFGVAIGNSIQGIPIGPDKEFAGTFFGLLRPYPILVGIFAVSLFAMHGSIYLYLKTEGDLQKRIRGWMWHAFGIFLVLYLLTTIFTLTAHPEAIANFRNIPWAWIVVVLNVFAIANIPRAIYMERAGYAFLSSAATIAALVFLFGVGLFPNLVVSSLNPEWSLDIYNAASSEKTLSIMRIIAFIGMPFVLAYTTVIYWVFRGKVEIGKFSY from the coding sequence ATGGATCTCAACATCTTCTGGTTCGCGGTTCTCGGCATCCTGCTCGCCGGCTACGCCATTCTCGACGGGTTCGATCTCGGCGTCGGCATCCTGCATCTTCTCGCGCGGGGCGACCGCGAGCGGCGGGTCTTCCTCAACTCGATCGGCCCCCTCTGGGACGGGAACGAGGTGTGGCTCGTCACGTTCGGCGGCGCGCTCTTCGCGGCCTTTCCGCACGCGTACGCGACGGTCTTCTCCGGCTTCTACCTCGCGTTCATGTTCCTTCTTTTCGCGCTCATCTTCCGCGCGGTCTCGCTCGAGTTCCGAAGCAAGATGGAGTCGCCGCGCTGGAGAAGCGTTTGGGACACGGCGTTCTTCGCCTCGAGCGCGGTCGCGATGCTCCTCTTCGGCGTGGCGATCGGCAACTCGATTCAAGGGATTCCGATCGGACCCGACAAGGAGTTCGCGGGAACGTTCTTCGGGCTTCTTCGGCCGTATCCGATTCTCGTCGGGATCTTCGCGGTTTCGCTCTTCGCGATGCACGGCTCGATCTATCTCTATTTGAAGACGGAGGGAGATCTCCAGAAGCGAATCCGAGGATGGATGTGGCACGCGTTCGGAATCTTTCTCGTCCTGTATCTTCTCACGACGATCTTCACGCTCACCGCGCACCCGGAAGCGATCGCGAACTTCCGAAACATCCCGTGGGCGTGGATCGTCGTCGTGCTGAACGTGTTCGCGATCGCGAACATTCCGCGGGCGATCTACATGGAACGAGCCGGCTACGCGTTTCTCTCGTCGGCGGCGACGATCGCCGCGCTCGTCTTCCTCTTCGGCGTCGGGCTCTTCCCGAACCTCGTGGTCTCGAGCCTGAACCCCGAATGGAGCCTCGACATCTACAACGCCGCCTCGTCAGAGAAGACGCTCTCGATCATGCGGATCATCGCCTTCATCGGGATGCCCTTCGTCTTGGCCTACACGACCGTGATCTACTGGGTTTTCCGGGGGAAGGTAGAGATCGGGAAGTTCAGCTATTAG
- a CDS encoding cytochrome ubiquinol oxidase subunit I, whose amino-acid sequence MGLDVVLLSRVQFALTIMFHYIFPPLTIGLGVLMVFMEAMYHKTRDRQYEAMARFWTKIFAVNFALGVASGIVMEFQFGTNWATYSRFVGDIFGSALAAEGIFAFFLESGFLAVLVFGWDKVSPGMHLFSTIMVSLGSIFSAVWIVVANSWQQTPAGYRIVGEGSAARAELTDFWAVVFNPSSMNRLGHVLIGAFILGGFFVMSIAAYYILKNRHLDFAKKSFTIALVVATVFSLLQLVSGHDQAQTVAATQPAKMAAFEGVYRTTQDGAPLYLFGVPNNAKERVDGGLAVPGLLSFLISGDTSKPVPGLDRFPREDWPPVGLSFQTYHAMVALGFLFIALTLLAAVFLWRRGLFETRWLLWIFVFAVIGPYLANQLGWLAAEFGRQPWIVYGLLRTSDGVSKSVPASHVLGSIVLYSIVYLLLFLIWIHVMDRKIRQGPEEVTDLPPERLPGRGFLRAAARGTGESMTGSSEPRK is encoded by the coding sequence ATGGGCCTCGATGTCGTGCTGCTCTCTCGCGTCCAATTCGCGCTCACCATCATGTTCCACTACATCTTTCCGCCCCTCACGATCGGTCTCGGCGTTCTCATGGTCTTCATGGAGGCGATGTATCACAAGACGCGCGACCGGCAATACGAGGCGATGGCGCGCTTCTGGACCAAGATCTTCGCGGTCAACTTCGCGCTTGGGGTCGCCTCCGGCATCGTGATGGAATTCCAGTTCGGCACGAACTGGGCGACCTACTCCCGTTTCGTGGGGGACATCTTCGGCTCCGCCCTCGCCGCCGAGGGAATCTTCGCATTCTTCCTCGAATCGGGGTTCCTCGCGGTCCTCGTCTTCGGATGGGACAAGGTCTCGCCCGGAATGCATCTCTTCTCCACGATCATGGTCTCCCTCGGCTCGATCTTCTCGGCGGTCTGGATCGTCGTCGCCAACTCCTGGCAGCAGACTCCCGCCGGCTATCGAATCGTGGGAGAGGGGAGCGCCGCGCGGGCGGAGCTTACCGATTTCTGGGCGGTCGTGTTCAATCCTTCGAGCATGAATCGTCTCGGACATGTGCTGATCGGCGCGTTCATCCTCGGCGGCTTCTTCGTGATGAGCATCGCGGCGTACTACATCCTCAAGAACCGCCACCTCGACTTCGCCAAGAAGTCGTTCACGATCGCGCTCGTCGTCGCGACCGTCTTCTCGCTCCTCCAGCTCGTTTCCGGACACGATCAAGCGCAAACGGTCGCCGCCACGCAGCCCGCGAAGATGGCCGCGTTCGAGGGAGTCTATCGAACGACCCAAGACGGCGCTCCGCTCTACCTCTTCGGCGTTCCGAACAACGCGAAGGAGCGGGTCGACGGCGGGCTCGCCGTCCCCGGGCTTCTCAGCTTTCTGATCTCGGGAGACACGTCGAAGCCGGTCCCCGGGCTCGACCGGTTTCCGCGCGAGGACTGGCCGCCGGTCGGGCTCAGCTTTCAGACGTATCACGCGATGGTCGCCCTCGGCTTCCTCTTCATCGCGCTCACGCTTCTCGCCGCGGTCTTCTTGTGGCGCAGGGGTCTTTTCGAAACGCGGTGGCTCCTTTGGATCTTCGTCTTCGCGGTGATCGGTCCATACCTCGCGAACCAACTCGGCTGGCTCGCCGCCGAGTTCGGACGCCAGCCGTGGATCGTCTACGGTCTTCTCCGCACAAGCGACGGAGTCTCCAAGTCCGTTCCCGCGTCACATGTGCTCGGATCGATCGTGCTCTATTCCATCGTCTACCTCCTCCTCTTCCTGATCTGGATCCACGTGATGGATCGGAAGATCCGCCAAGGACCGGAGGAGGTCACGGACCTGCCGCCCGAACGATTGCCGGGGAGGGGATTCCTTCGGGCGGCGGCGAGGGGGACGGGCGAATCGATGACCGGTTCGAGCGAGCCGCGCAAGTAA
- a CDS encoding DMT family transporter produces the protein MSEVPFIGEFFALAAPVCWAIAVVLFRMTGFSVGALALNLFKNIVALALFAATILVVGGASPSSIAARDYLLLLLSGVIGIGISDTFFFMTLNRVGASLEAIITTSYSPFIIFLSFLFLGERMSGVQILGVLLILSAVLSVGWMRGSKDGVHPRTLLSGIVFGLLATSTQAIAIVMIKPVLGGYPLIWASLWRLVGGVAASALVFPFLAKRREALAALRDRRVWPVMIPAVVMGTYVSLLFWLAGMKYTQASIAAALNQTSTLWTFLFAALLLREPVTQKRIAGLVLGVAGVAMVTLG, from the coding sequence GTGAGCGAGGTTCCGTTCATCGGGGAGTTCTTCGCCCTTGCCGCCCCGGTCTGCTGGGCGATCGCGGTTGTTCTCTTCCGCATGACCGGTTTCAGCGTCGGCGCGCTCGCCCTCAACCTGTTCAAGAACATCGTGGCTCTCGCTCTCTTCGCGGCCACGATTCTCGTCGTCGGGGGGGCATCGCCCTCCTCGATCGCGGCACGCGACTATCTCTTGCTCCTCCTCTCCGGAGTGATCGGCATCGGGATCTCGGACACGTTCTTCTTCATGACGTTGAATCGCGTGGGAGCGAGCCTCGAGGCGATCATCACGACCTCGTACAGCCCGTTCATCATCTTTCTCTCTTTCCTGTTCCTCGGCGAGCGGATGAGCGGCGTGCAGATCCTCGGAGTGCTTCTCATTCTAAGCGCGGTTCTTTCGGTCGGGTGGATGAGAGGATCGAAAGACGGCGTTCACCCCCGGACGCTTCTCTCGGGGATCGTGTTCGGGCTTCTGGCGACGTCGACGCAGGCGATCGCTATCGTGATGATCAAGCCGGTTCTCGGCGGGTACCCGCTGATCTGGGCGAGCCTCTGGCGTCTTGTCGGGGGCGTCGCCGCCTCGGCTCTCGTCTTTCCATTCCTCGCGAAGAGAAGAGAGGCTCTCGCCGCACTGCGGGATCGACGCGTGTGGCCGGTGATGATCCCAGCGGTCGTGATGGGGACGTACGTCTCGCTTCTCTTCTGGCTCGCCGGGATGAAATACACTCAGGCCTCGATCGCCGCTGCGCTCAACCAGACCTCTACGCTTTGGACGTTCCTCTTCGCCGCGCTTCTCCTCCGCGAGCCGGTCACGCAGAAGAGGATCGCCGGGCTCGTGCTCGGCGTGGCGGGCGTCGCGATGGTCACGCTCGGATAG
- a CDS encoding VWA domain-containing protein: MTYRAIRSNRRAPERKWSGQALVFSAFALAGALAVAGLALDLGRMYAVRARLANAVDGGALAGARVLPRGEDFAENTALNFAGMNFVSGYMGTSGHSFSVAFIPNSIESRIEVRGRAVMPTTLMRLVGISQVSVSVEAEATRRPLRIPLVLDTSASMAHGNAIAALRAGATQFIDFFDDSMDMMALVRFASGRVTLFPLGYHFKAPMTTAISGFTPSGSTSAGHALNAAKDELASEGTTTAFRVIVFFTDGRPTSFRDIFMIQGNSVDAVIGGYPNPSVGGGSPPPQGLQDPYQVFHWIGIPNPDTLPDGQEANNWNILDAAREQTRAAAKSARQDGIAIFAIGLGSPGASEWYQPDLPLLVELANLPFADDPLHPGGTIVNASYDPNEPQGAFFFAPDAAVLETVFHQVAREISVRLTR; encoded by the coding sequence ATGACGTATCGAGCTATTCGATCGAACCGACGAGCGCCGGAAAGGAAATGGTCCGGCCAAGCTCTTGTCTTCTCCGCGTTCGCCCTCGCGGGCGCGCTCGCGGTCGCGGGCCTCGCTCTCGATCTCGGGAGGATGTACGCGGTGCGGGCCCGCCTCGCCAACGCGGTCGACGGCGGGGCGCTCGCGGGAGCTCGCGTTCTCCCGCGCGGCGAAGACTTCGCCGAGAACACCGCGCTGAACTTCGCAGGGATGAACTTCGTCTCGGGATACATGGGCACCTCGGGGCACTCGTTCTCCGTGGCGTTCATCCCGAACTCGATCGAGTCGCGCATCGAGGTGCGGGGAAGGGCGGTGATGCCGACCACGCTGATGCGGCTCGTCGGGATCTCCCAGGTGAGCGTCTCCGTGGAGGCGGAGGCGACGCGGCGTCCGCTCCGCATCCCGCTCGTTCTCGACACGTCGGCCTCGATGGCGCACGGGAACGCGATCGCCGCCCTACGGGCCGGTGCGACGCAGTTCATCGACTTCTTCGACGACTCGATGGACATGATGGCTCTCGTCCGGTTCGCGTCGGGACGAGTCACGCTCTTCCCTCTCGGCTACCATTTCAAGGCGCCGATGACCACGGCGATCTCGGGCTTCACGCCGAGCGGGAGCACCAGCGCGGGGCACGCGCTCAACGCGGCGAAAGACGAGCTCGCGAGCGAGGGGACCACAACTGCGTTCCGCGTGATCGTCTTCTTCACGGACGGGCGGCCGACCTCCTTTCGCGACATTTTCATGATTCAAGGAAATTCGGTCGACGCCGTGATCGGCGGATACCCGAACCCGAGCGTGGGGGGCGGATCCCCTCCCCCACAGGGGCTTCAGGATCCGTACCAGGTCTTTCACTGGATCGGGATTCCGAATCCGGATACGCTGCCGGACGGGCAGGAGGCCAACAACTGGAACATCCTCGACGCGGCGCGCGAACAGACCCGCGCCGCGGCGAAGAGCGCGCGCCAGGACGGGATCGCCATCTTCGCGATCGGGCTCGGAAGCCCGGGCGCGAGCGAGTGGTACCAGCCGGATCTTCCTCTTCTCGTCGAGCTCGCGAACCTTCCCTTCGCCGACGATCCGCTCCATCCGGGCGGAACGATCGTCAACGCATCCTACGATCCGAACGAACCTCAAGGGGCGTTCTTCTTCGCTCCCGATGCGGCCGTGCTGGAGACCGTGTTTCACCAGGTCGCCCGCGAGATCTCGGTCCGCCTCACGCGATAG
- a CDS encoding pilus assembly protein, which produces MSRVESDRTPRVEHARTGSPRGGQSVVEFALILPIVLGLFVGMAELGLFLYRQVSLTHLSREAAAVLSRGATFDATFEALAAADGSLDLDGPKGRIILTEIRRVGEGTPIIVHQEARGGLGRSSVFGSLQPNHPESPATVPNGMTLPPGMSLWGVEVFSKQEPLAGGLSIGGGSSIVLGGMAAF; this is translated from the coding sequence ATGAGCCGCGTCGAATCGGATCGGACACCGCGCGTCGAGCACGCAAGGACCGGATCTCCCAGGGGCGGGCAATCGGTGGTCGAGTTCGCGCTCATCCTTCCGATCGTGCTCGGCCTTTTCGTGGGGATGGCGGAGCTCGGTCTCTTCCTCTACCGGCAGGTATCCCTCACGCACCTTTCGCGAGAAGCGGCGGCGGTCCTCTCGCGCGGGGCGACGTTCGATGCGACCTTCGAGGCGCTCGCCGCTGCCGACGGATCTCTCGATCTGGACGGCCCGAAGGGGAGGATCATCCTCACCGAGATCCGGCGCGTCGGCGAGGGCACGCCCATCATCGTTCACCAGGAGGCCCGGGGCGGTCTCGGCCGTTCGAGCGTGTTCGGATCGTTGCAGCCGAACCATCCGGAATCGCCCGCGACGGTGCCGAACGGGATGACCCTCCCCCCCGGCATGAGCCTCTGGGGGGTCGAGGTCTTCTCCAAGCAGGAACCGCTCGCAGGCGGGCTTTCGATCGGCGGGGGGAGCTCGATCGTGCTCGGGGGGATGGCGGCGTTCTGA
- a CDS encoding pilus assembly protein, translating into MRRRPLRMRTTGARGSSLIEFSLILPLLLLLFFGAFDFGRILYIQLTLQSAVREASRLTVTGNVLPDPEHPETYLGRVESIIHRIQTVAPGLHVTPDQISITGPGGAGDPGGPGDLVTIRVDYEIEILTPLVRPVFPEGVYPCAVTMISRNEPFPGT; encoded by the coding sequence ATGAGGCGAAGACCGCTCCGAATGCGAACGACCGGCGCGCGGGGGAGCTCCCTCATCGAGTTCAGCCTGATCCTCCCGCTTCTTCTCCTCCTCTTCTTCGGCGCGTTCGATTTCGGCAGGATCCTCTACATTCAGCTCACCCTGCAGAGCGCCGTGCGCGAGGCGTCACGCCTCACGGTGACCGGCAACGTTCTGCCGGACCCGGAGCATCCGGAAACGTACCTCGGCCGAGTCGAGTCGATCATCCATCGGATTCAGACCGTCGCGCCGGGCCTTCACGTCACGCCCGATCAGATCTCGATCACCGGCCCGGGAGGTGCAGGCGACCCCGGAGGGCCCGGGGATCTCGTGACGATCCGCGTCGACTACGAGATCGAGATCCTCACGCCTCTCGTCCGGCCCGTGTTTCCGGAGGGCGTGTACCCTTGCGCGGTCACCATGATCTCGAGAAACGAGCCTTTCCCGGGAACGTAG
- a CDS encoding aldehyde dehydrogenase family protein, with amino-acid sequence MLKESYPYYLANEPLAPNRDLEVADKYTGEVVSRVALADAGSIGRAIERAAEAAEAMAALSSDQREAVLNHCVRRFQERAEELARILAIEAGKPIRDSRGEVSRLIDTFRIAAKEATSDTGRVMSLDISPRTRGYRGMWKRFPIGPCSFISPFNFPLNLVAHKVAPALAVGCPFVLKPASLTPIGALVIGEVLAETDLPKGAFSILPCRREGADLFTTDARLKLLSFTGSPEVGWDLKARAGRKKVVLELGGNAACIVDEDVDLDDAVARIVFGAFYQSGQSCISVQRILAHDAVYEALREKLVAKARALVMGDPKEETTFIGPVISEKEAERIEEWIRSAVARGARILCGGERRGAMVEATLLENVPKDEKLSAREVFGPVAILSGFRSFDEALREANDSAYGLQAGIFTRDLYKALRAWEKLEVGGVVIGDVPSWRVDHMPYGGVKESGLGREGVRFAMEEMTEIRMLVIREP; translated from the coding sequence ATGCTCAAAGAGTCGTATCCGTACTACCTCGCGAACGAACCGCTCGCTCCGAACCGCGATCTCGAGGTGGCCGACAAGTACACGGGAGAGGTCGTCTCGCGCGTCGCTCTCGCGGACGCCGGCTCGATCGGGCGCGCGATCGAGCGCGCGGCGGAAGCGGCCGAGGCGATGGCCGCTCTTTCGAGCGATCAGCGGGAGGCGGTCTTGAACCACTGCGTGCGCCGCTTCCAGGAACGGGCGGAGGAGCTCGCGCGGATCCTCGCGATCGAGGCGGGAAAACCGATCCGGGACAGCCGGGGCGAGGTTTCGCGCCTCATCGACACGTTCCGGATCGCCGCGAAGGAGGCGACGAGCGATACCGGCCGCGTGATGTCCCTCGATATTTCGCCTCGCACGCGCGGCTACCGCGGGATGTGGAAGCGTTTCCCCATCGGACCCTGCTCGTTCATTTCACCCTTCAACTTCCCGCTCAACCTCGTCGCCCACAAGGTCGCCCCGGCTCTCGCCGTCGGGTGTCCGTTCGTCCTGAAGCCGGCGAGCCTGACGCCGATCGGAGCGCTCGTGATCGGAGAAGTGCTCGCCGAAACCGATCTCCCGAAGGGAGCATTCTCCATCCTTCCCTGCCGGAGAGAAGGAGCGGACCTCTTCACGACCGACGCGCGCCTCAAGCTCCTCAGCTTCACCGGCTCCCCGGAGGTCGGCTGGGACCTCAAGGCGCGGGCGGGACGGAAGAAGGTCGTTCTCGAGCTCGGCGGAAACGCGGCTTGCATCGTCGATGAGGACGTCGATCTCGACGACGCGGTCGCGCGGATCGTTTTCGGCGCGTTCTATCAATCGGGGCAGAGCTGCATCAGCGTGCAGAGGATCCTCGCGCACGACGCGGTCTACGAGGCGCTTCGGGAGAAGCTCGTCGCCAAGGCGCGCGCGCTCGTGATGGGCGACCCGAAGGAAGAGACCACCTTCATCGGGCCGGTCATTTCGGAGAAAGAAGCCGAGCGGATCGAGGAGTGGATCCGCTCGGCGGTCGCGCGCGGGGCGAGGATCCTCTGCGGCGGCGAGCGTCGCGGGGCGATGGTCGAGGCGACGCTTCTCGAGAACGTCCCGAAAGACGAGAAGCTCTCCGCGCGCGAGGTCTTCGGACCGGTCGCGATCCTCTCCGGGTTCCGTTCGTTCGACGAAGCGCTCCGAGAGGCGAACGACAGCGCCTACGGGCTTCAGGCGGGGATCTTCACGCGCGATCTCTACAAGGCGCTCCGCGCATGGGAGAAGCTCGAGGTGGGCGGGGTCGTGATCGGGGACGTTCCCTCGTGGCGCGTCGACCACATGCCGTACGGCGGCGTGAAGGAGAGCGGGCTCGGGCGCGAGGGAGTTCGCTTCGCGATGGAGGAGATGACCGAGATCCGCATGCTCGTGATCCGCGAGCCGTGA
- a CDS encoding DNA alkylation repair protein — protein MNGPARLDPRALARETLRRLRSLRNPDAARSGQRFFKEPVALLGIGAQTLDRLAKELIKRTRAEWSWKDAALFSDSLAEDPHLEARTVGYSLVASFVDRAEPALFPRIRGWLEKSCGNWAAVDTLAPRVLGPFLDRYPARIREVIRWTKSENLWLRRGAIVAFVPHARKGKHLDAVYTIAERLLEDEEDLIHKAVGWVLREAGKADAARLERFLRKHGPRIPRTTLRYAIERFPETKRKQILEATRAARRPGSR, from the coding sequence ATGAACGGGCCCGCGCGTCTCGATCCGCGCGCGCTCGCGCGGGAGACCCTTCGGCGCCTCCGCTCGCTTCGCAACCCCGATGCCGCGCGCTCCGGCCAGCGCTTCTTCAAGGAACCGGTCGCGCTCCTCGGGATCGGCGCTCAGACGCTCGATCGTCTCGCGAAAGAACTGATCAAGAGGACTCGCGCCGAGTGGAGTTGGAAGGACGCCGCGCTCTTCTCTGATTCGCTTGCCGAGGATCCTCATCTCGAGGCGCGCACCGTCGGCTATTCCCTCGTCGCCTCCTTCGTCGATCGTGCGGAACCCGCGCTCTTCCCGCGAATCCGCGGCTGGCTCGAGAAGTCGTGCGGGAACTGGGCCGCCGTCGACACGCTCGCGCCGCGCGTGCTCGGTCCTTTTCTCGACCGCTATCCCGCCCGCATCCGCGAGGTGATCCGATGGACGAAGTCGGAGAACCTCTGGCTCAGGCGAGGGGCGATCGTCGCCTTCGTCCCCCACGCGCGGAAGGGGAAACACCTGGACGCGGTCTACACGATCGCGGAGAGGCTCCTCGAAGACGAGGAAGACTTGATCCATAAAGCGGTCGGATGGGTTCTCCGGGAAGCGGGAAAGGCGGACGCGGCCAGGCTCGAGCGCTTTCTCCGGAAGCACGGACCCCGGATTCCGCGCACGACGCTCCGCTACGCGATCGAGCGCTTCCCCGAAACGAAACGGAAGCAGATTCTCGAGGCGACGCGCGCGGCGCGCCGTCCCGGATCGAGGTAA